Proteins from one Vibrio pomeroyi genomic window:
- a CDS encoding MFS transporter, translated as MKKEQIPFQVWILTLAAFAIGTAEFVIAGILPQIATSLSITEGQAGYLISAYALAIVIGGPILTIYLARFNKKMVLIGLMALFIIGNVLSALAPSYPLLLASRVIAGLVQGPFYGIGTVVATNLVSEKMAGRAVGQMFAGLTLANVLGVPAGTWVSLQFGWHTTFFTVAALGTVAMISILTSIKSTGHSEAKDIKTQLMAFKNPMLLISLAITAFAWSGFMTLYGYLAPIAMHITGYGQESVTWILVIVGIGLIIGNTLGGRSSDKDLGKASMFWAVAMIVSLVVVGLVVDNKILFVAAAFVFGIASFANVPAMQLRVMNHGGEGQELAATANISAFNLANAFGGFLGGMVLDSQLGAGMIPFAAVVVPVIGLLLIAKANRADKPQSNSIFSPAESK; from the coding sequence ATGAAAAAAGAACAGATCCCATTCCAAGTTTGGATACTGACACTCGCGGCTTTTGCGATTGGCACCGCTGAATTTGTTATCGCAGGCATTCTCCCACAAATTGCCACCTCCCTTTCGATCACAGAAGGCCAAGCAGGTTATCTAATCAGTGCGTATGCGCTAGCTATCGTTATCGGCGGGCCAATCTTAACCATCTACCTTGCACGCTTTAACAAGAAGATGGTGCTGATTGGGTTAATGGCGCTGTTCATTATTGGCAACGTGTTATCCGCCTTAGCGCCAAGCTATCCACTTCTACTGGCAAGCCGTGTTATCGCAGGCTTAGTGCAAGGTCCTTTCTATGGCATCGGTACCGTTGTCGCAACCAACTTAGTATCGGAAAAAATGGCAGGTCGCGCCGTTGGACAAATGTTCGCAGGCTTAACGCTCGCTAACGTTCTTGGCGTTCCCGCAGGTACTTGGGTGAGCTTGCAATTTGGTTGGCACACCACCTTCTTTACCGTGGCGGCACTTGGCACAGTCGCGATGATTTCTATCCTGACATCCATCAAATCAACGGGTCACAGCGAAGCGAAAGACATCAAAACTCAGCTTATGGCGTTCAAAAATCCAATGCTGCTTATCAGCTTGGCGATCACCGCTTTTGCTTGGTCTGGCTTCATGACGCTCTACGGATACCTAGCACCTATCGCTATGCACATCACGGGTTACGGCCAAGAATCAGTCACATGGATCTTAGTAATTGTGGGTATCGGCTTAATCATAGGTAACACCTTGGGCGGTCGCTCTTCAGATAAAGACCTAGGTAAAGCTTCAATGTTTTGGGCAGTCGCAATGATCGTGTCATTGGTTGTGGTGGGCCTAGTGGTAGACAACAAAATCCTATTCGTTGCAGCTGCATTTGTCTTTGGTATTGCGTCATTTGCGAACGTTCCTGCCATGCAACTTCGAGTGATGAACCACGGTGGCGAAGGCCAAGAGCTAGCAGCAACAGCCAATATCTCAGCGTTTAACTTGGCTAATGCCTTTGGTGGATTCCTTGGTGGCATGGTACTCGACAGCCAACTGGGCGCAGGAATGATTCCGTTCGCAGCCGTTGTTGTTCCTGTCATTGGCTTACTGCTTATCGCTAAAGCCAACCGAGCTGACAAGCCACAAAGCAACTCTATTTTCAGCCCTGCGGAAAGCAAATAA
- a CDS encoding SDR family oxidoreductase — translation MNNTQANQEKSTFVIIGGTSGIGKALAMQLRNEDSTVHIASRHTGVDISNEKSICEYFESIGPFDHLVVTAGSSAPAGKVTDVAIEDAKTAFDTKFWGSLNVAKHAARYMKPNGSITLTTGMLSRKVVAGTYVKTAINAALESVTKVLAKELAPIRVNAVSPGLTMTTAYKNMDDTARSAMYDNAKNNLPAGKVGEASEIAIGYLFAINNPYVTGSIIDIDGGALLS, via the coding sequence ATGAACAACACACAAGCGAACCAAGAAAAGAGCACTTTCGTCATCATTGGTGGCACATCAGGCATCGGCAAAGCACTAGCAATGCAATTGAGAAACGAAGACAGCACAGTGCACATTGCCAGTCGACACACAGGTGTTGATATCAGCAATGAAAAGTCGATTTGTGAATACTTCGAATCCATTGGTCCCTTCGATCATTTGGTGGTCACGGCTGGCTCATCTGCTCCGGCAGGAAAAGTGACAGACGTCGCGATTGAAGACGCGAAAACGGCATTTGATACCAAATTTTGGGGCAGCCTAAACGTCGCCAAGCATGCTGCACGTTACATGAAGCCCAACGGTTCTATCACGCTCACGACGGGCATGTTGTCACGCAAAGTAGTCGCAGGCACTTACGTAAAAACAGCCATCAACGCCGCACTTGAAAGCGTAACTAAAGTGCTTGCGAAAGAGCTCGCACCAATTCGAGTGAACGCCGTAAGCCCGGGCTTAACCATGACGACAGCCTACAAAAACATGGACGACACCGCCCGTTCAGCCATGTACGACAACGCAAAAAACAACTTACCCGCAGGCAAGGTGGGCGAAGCCTCAGAGATCGCCATAGGTTACCTGTTCGCGATTAATAACCCATACGTGACCGGCTCAATCATCGACATCGATGGCGGTGCACTGCTCAGCTAA
- a CDS encoding LysR family transcriptional regulator — protein sequence MDKFSDMAMFVSIVKHQGLAAAGRELGLSPATMTARLQALEERYGVKLLNRSTRHVSLTDSGELYHKACLEILDNVSEAENLIQNGVKEVKGPLKIAAPKDIGKQYILPILSEFCQQYPDVIPYLYLNDNLSNIAESGMDIVIRYGELVDSSLISRRLSPSRRVLCASPEYLAKHGTPLTPQDLVEHDCLAMLRSNEELKTWHFQDHDMKKSITVVPKRFSDDGEVIRYWALKGEGIALKSVLDVQDDINNQRLVTLLNGYMKNFNTSTSVSSADLNVVYISKKYQPKRIRLFLDYLLENFSGLVERSGKE from the coding sequence ATGGATAAGTTTTCAGACATGGCGATGTTCGTCAGTATTGTGAAGCATCAAGGGTTGGCCGCCGCTGGGCGTGAACTGGGTTTATCACCCGCGACCATGACAGCAAGGCTGCAGGCACTGGAAGAACGATATGGCGTGAAGTTGCTGAATCGAAGCACGCGACATGTGTCTTTGACGGACTCTGGCGAGCTGTATCATAAGGCGTGTCTGGAGATATTGGATAATGTCAGCGAGGCTGAAAACCTGATTCAGAATGGCGTGAAAGAGGTTAAAGGCCCATTAAAGATTGCGGCACCGAAAGACATCGGCAAGCAGTACATCCTGCCAATCTTGTCGGAGTTTTGTCAGCAGTACCCAGATGTGATTCCTTACCTGTATTTGAACGACAACCTGTCGAATATTGCTGAGTCAGGGATGGATATCGTGATCCGCTATGGGGAATTGGTCGACAGCAGTTTAATTTCTCGACGCTTATCTCCGAGCCGACGTGTACTGTGTGCCTCGCCTGAATATCTTGCTAAGCATGGAACGCCGTTGACGCCACAAGATTTGGTTGAGCACGACTGTTTGGCAATGCTGCGTAGCAATGAGGAACTCAAGACTTGGCACTTCCAAGATCACGACATGAAGAAGTCGATTACCGTAGTGCCAAAGCGATTCTCAGACGATGGTGAAGTGATTCGCTATTGGGCTCTAAAAGGCGAGGGTATCGCGCTTAAATCGGTGCTGGATGTGCAAGACGATATCAATAACCAACGCCTTGTGACTCTGCTTAATGGCTACATGAAAAACTTTAATACCTCGACCTCAGTATCAAGCGCCGACTTGAATGTGGTGTACATTAGCAAGAAATATCAGCCGAAGCGCATTCGACTCTTCCTAGATTATCTTCTTGAGAACTTCAGTGGTTTAGTTGAGAGATCAGGCAAGGAATAG
- a CDS encoding GFA family protein, with protein MKVVGNTVIQPFHKATCHCGAVELELSLPNGIEKPRRCDCSICRRRGAIVGSVALDGIKILKGTEHLKLYQFNTNTAKHYFCSNCGIYTHHQRRSSPNEYGFNIGCLEGVNPFDIGDVVTNDGVNHPADR; from the coding sequence ATGAAAGTCGTCGGTAACACGGTTATCCAACCTTTTCACAAAGCCACCTGCCACTGCGGTGCGGTTGAATTAGAACTCAGCTTGCCTAATGGAATAGAGAAGCCTCGTCGATGTGATTGTTCTATCTGTCGTCGTAGAGGCGCGATCGTTGGCTCTGTCGCGCTTGATGGTATCAAGATCCTCAAAGGGACTGAGCACCTCAAGCTTTATCAGTTTAATACCAATACCGCGAAGCATTACTTCTGCTCAAACTGTGGTATCTATACCCATCATCAACGCCGTTCTAGCCCGAATGAATATGGGTTTAATATCGGTTGCTTGGAAGGGGTGAATCCTTTTGATATTGGTGATGTGGTGACCAACGATGGTGTCAATCATCCAGCCGATCGTTAA
- a CDS encoding OsmC family protein encodes MSEYGAVIRWQKAQDETFIDNQYSRGHTWEFDGGVIVPASSSPHVVPLPLSVEANVDPEEAFIAALSSCHMLTFLGIAAKQKYVIESYVDDAIGVLEEDESGRSSVTTVTLRPKIVFIGSKIPTNAQLDKLHHLAHKNCFIANSVKTEIKVEMRD; translated from the coding sequence ATGTCTGAATACGGAGCAGTCATTCGCTGGCAAAAAGCGCAAGATGAAACCTTTATCGACAATCAATACAGCCGCGGCCATACGTGGGAGTTCGATGGTGGTGTCATTGTACCTGCGTCGTCATCGCCTCATGTTGTGCCACTACCGCTGTCAGTTGAAGCTAATGTTGATCCAGAAGAAGCCTTTATCGCGGCACTTTCTAGCTGTCATATGCTGACTTTTTTGGGCATCGCGGCTAAACAGAAGTACGTAATTGAATCTTATGTTGATGATGCGATAGGTGTGCTTGAGGAAGATGAGTCAGGCCGTTCGTCCGTTACTACCGTGACTCTACGCCCTAAGATTGTATTTATTGGTAGCAAGATTCCAACCAACGCTCAACTCGATAAGCTGCACCACTTAGCGCACAAGAATTGCTTTATCGCGAATTCGGTCAAGACTGAGATAAAGGTCGAGATGCGAGATTAA
- a CDS encoding PatB family C-S lyase — MTAFKSTSNYGENAFIKSKPQMLQNIYNTTDVFPYWVADMDFQVAEPITQELNRLVERGVYSYEFHEQGVFEALSQWYSKRHGLNLSADKFVQVPGVLSGIALLLREFTNEGDGVLIHTPAYHQFSNLVNKANRQVVKSPLINDEQGYRIDFDGMEQQIIDHKVKTMIFCNPHNPTGRVWTQQEVTQVIEIAKRHDVLIISDEIHSDIIFEGHAFTSLTSFDYDKVITLIGSPAKTFGMHSISNGYVYTNNDELFEAFKANVAAMYLDHGNALTTFATIAAFEKGEEWLDGMLVYLQDTVKWISEFAEQRIPQLKVFQPQGTYQVWFDFSELGFSEEELKNVVFEQAKMGLTPGGWFGAESYHFMRMNIATSRDNIEQSFTALADAIDGFERGSVVNSNCCEKGNSKSCC; from the coding sequence ATGACAGCGTTTAAGAGTACATCGAACTACGGTGAAAATGCGTTTATCAAAAGCAAACCGCAGATGCTACAGAACATTTATAACACCACGGATGTATTCCCATACTGGGTTGCCGATATGGATTTTCAGGTCGCGGAACCGATCACTCAAGAGCTGAATCGTTTGGTTGAGCGCGGTGTGTACTCTTACGAATTTCATGAGCAAGGTGTGTTTGAAGCGTTGTCGCAATGGTATTCAAAACGTCATGGTTTAAACCTATCTGCGGACAAGTTTGTGCAAGTGCCGGGTGTGCTTTCTGGTATCGCTTTGCTACTACGCGAGTTCACCAACGAAGGTGATGGTGTGCTTATCCATACACCAGCGTATCACCAGTTTTCGAACTTGGTGAACAAGGCTAATCGTCAGGTCGTGAAGAGCCCACTCATCAATGATGAGCAAGGTTACCGCATTGATTTCGATGGTATGGAACAGCAGATCATCGACCACAAAGTAAAAACGATGATTTTCTGTAATCCACATAACCCAACTGGTCGTGTGTGGACGCAGCAGGAAGTAACACAGGTTATCGAGATTGCTAAGCGTCATGATGTGTTGATCATCAGTGATGAAATCCACTCAGACATTATCTTTGAGGGTCACGCTTTCACGAGCTTGACCAGCTTTGATTACGACAAGGTCATCACCTTGATTGGCTCTCCGGCGAAAACCTTCGGTATGCACAGCATCTCAAATGGCTATGTGTACACGAACAATGATGAGCTATTTGAAGCGTTTAAAGCCAACGTAGCGGCGATGTATCTTGATCATGGCAATGCCTTGACGACCTTTGCGACTATTGCCGCCTTTGAAAAAGGTGAAGAGTGGCTAGACGGCATGTTGGTGTATCTTCAAGACACGGTTAAATGGATCTCTGAGTTTGCTGAGCAGCGTATTCCTCAATTGAAAGTGTTCCAACCGCAAGGCACTTACCAAGTGTGGTTTGATTTCTCAGAGTTAGGTTTCTCGGAAGAAGAGCTAAAGAACGTGGTGTTTGAGCAGGCTAAAATGGGGTTAACACCGGGCGGCTGGTTTGGCGCTGAGAGTTATCATTTTATGCGAATGAACATCGCTACTTCACGTGACAATATTGAGCAATCATTTACTGCGTTAGCTGATGCGATTGATGGCTTTGAGCGTGGCTCTGTGGTGAACTCAAATTGTTGCGAAAAAGGCAATTCAAAAAGCTGCTGTTAA
- a CDS encoding ribosome recycling factor family protein, with the protein MFSVPLNSFVHRVSDKSQVMASATECGCQLKRIRRSRNWLLVAQEHQLIEFKTLLTHEKDGWIAIAIDKVLPKPVVCLASLLAATPSMTVAQLVMESGCSMAEARRAIDEHEGL; encoded by the coding sequence ATGTTTAGCGTCCCACTGAATAGTTTTGTACATCGTGTGAGTGATAAAAGCCAAGTGATGGCGAGTGCGACTGAGTGTGGATGCCAGTTGAAGCGAATTCGTCGTTCACGCAATTGGTTATTAGTGGCTCAAGAACATCAACTCATCGAATTTAAAACCCTGCTCACCCATGAAAAAGACGGTTGGATAGCGATTGCGATAGACAAAGTACTGCCTAAACCTGTGGTGTGTTTGGCTTCGCTGCTAGCGGCGACACCCTCGATGACGGTCGCTCAGCTGGTGATGGAGTCAGGATGTTCAATGGCAGAAGCAAGGCGTGCGATTGATGAGCATGAAGGGTTATAA
- a CDS encoding RNA-binding protein, protein MKLLVRNLSRSTSEQDIRVLFSEFGSVKECSLVLDQETGDSKGFAFVEMPEHEEAKAALNKLNMTKLGKNTIRVKVANS, encoded by the coding sequence ATGAAACTTCTAGTTCGTAACCTATCGCGCTCTACTTCTGAGCAAGACATCCGTGTGCTATTTTCTGAGTTTGGCTCAGTAAAAGAGTGCAGCCTAGTTTTAGACCAAGAAACTGGCGACTCAAAAGGCTTTGCTTTTGTTGAAATGCCAGAGCACGAAGAAGCGAAAGCAGCACTAAACAAGCTGAACATGACTAAGCTTGGCAAAAACACGATTCGTGTAAAAGTAGCGAACTCTTAA
- a CDS encoding SDR family NAD(P)-dependent oxidoreductase, with product MILITGSSSGLGAALATQYANTATDTQRIAITGRNAQRLAEVAKNLPANTISHACDLCDPQSVSEMLDALPEMPKLVIHSAGSGYFGKIEQQDPAAISDMLKNNIESSIFLVRELVQRYKDQPVTIAVVMSTAAQGAKAEESTYCAAKWAVKGFIESVRLELKGHPMKIVAVYPGGMATEFWGTSGKAMDTSSFMTAQEAAQMLQQALTSTEHGFVSDITINRG from the coding sequence ATGATTTTAATTACCGGATCAAGCAGCGGTTTAGGCGCAGCGCTCGCGACACAATACGCTAACACTGCAACAGACACTCAGCGCATCGCCATTACAGGTCGCAATGCACAACGTTTAGCTGAGGTAGCGAAAAACCTACCGGCGAATACCATTAGCCACGCGTGTGACCTCTGTGACCCACAATCCGTGAGCGAGATGCTTGATGCGTTGCCAGAAATGCCTAAGCTTGTGATTCACAGTGCTGGCAGTGGCTACTTCGGTAAGATAGAACAACAGGATCCTGCAGCCATCAGTGACATGTTGAAAAACAACATCGAATCGTCGATCTTTTTGGTTCGAGAATTGGTTCAGCGTTACAAAGATCAGCCCGTTACGATTGCTGTGGTTATGTCGACAGCAGCCCAAGGCGCTAAAGCGGAAGAGTCCACCTATTGTGCTGCTAAGTGGGCAGTGAAAGGCTTTATCGAATCAGTAAGATTGGAGCTAAAAGGTCACCCGATGAAAATCGTTGCTGTCTATCCCGGCGGAATGGCGACCGAGTTTTGGGGAACGAGTGGCAAAGCAATGGATACCTCTAGCTTTATGACCGCTCAAGAAGCCGCTCAAATGCTGCAACAAGCGTTAACCAGCACTGAACATGGCTTTGTATCAGACATCACAATAAACCGCGGCTAG
- a CDS encoding DNA polymerase III subunit epsilon, whose translation MSKLTSAERKARDNERFSQRVNDRREKGEDVVAYALTNKKAVKFLTKSEKKRLNEMKATLQEEKRVKEQEELNRIEDAFTVKQFDDE comes from the coding sequence ATGAGCAAGTTGACCTCAGCGGAGCGTAAAGCTCGCGACAATGAACGTTTCTCACAACGCGTAAACGACCGCAGAGAAAAAGGTGAAGACGTAGTTGCTTACGCACTGACCAACAAAAAAGCAGTGAAGTTCCTGACTAAGTCAGAGAAAAAGCGCCTTAACGAGATGAAAGCGACTCTCCAAGAAGAGAAGCGAGTTAAAGAACAAGAAGAGCTAAACCGAATCGAAGACGCGTTCACTGTTAAACAGTTCGACGACGAATAA
- a CDS encoding DUF3833 domain-containing protein, giving the protein MSQKTKIIKYALALLSLTWLAGCGSANLENHVDTTPELKLETFFNGELMAYGIVLDRSGNLLRRFDAKLIATWDGDNGEIKEWFSFADGERSTRIWNLIKTGENTYSGTANDVVGTAYGETQGSALYWKYDLEIEVDGSTYEVVLDDWMFLMDDKRLFNKTEMSKFGFKVGEVILYIEKI; this is encoded by the coding sequence ATGAGTCAAAAAACAAAAATAATAAAATACGCTCTAGCACTGCTTTCTCTCACTTGGCTAGCGGGTTGTGGCTCTGCAAATCTAGAGAATCACGTAGACACTACTCCCGAGCTCAAGCTTGAAACCTTCTTTAATGGCGAGTTAATGGCCTACGGTATCGTGCTCGACCGTTCTGGCAATTTACTACGCCGCTTCGACGCCAAGCTTATCGCCACGTGGGACGGTGACAATGGAGAGATCAAAGAGTGGTTCTCTTTCGCCGATGGTGAGCGTTCAACCCGAATTTGGAACCTGATAAAAACCGGCGAAAATACCTATTCAGGTACTGCCAATGATGTAGTAGGCACCGCTTACGGCGAGACCCAAGGTTCGGCTCTGTATTGGAAATACGATTTAGAAATAGAAGTCGACGGCAGCACTTATGAAGTCGTGTTAGATGATTGGATGTTCTTAATGGATGACAAACGATTGTTCAACAAAACTGAGATGTCTAAATTCGGCTTCAAGGTCGGAGAGGTCATCTTATACATCGAGAAAATCTGA
- a CDS encoding chalcone isomerase family protein, protein MAYSRNSAKALKTESGTSRVGALSNFYTQTTHTHTAHTQTKNKLFGFITLSLIFAALLFTANAKASAVDDLNKRGQGEMSYLFWTLYSAEFYATPTNSERALKLEYYRAIDSKDLVDATEDQWNKLGYSNNSIQRWLKPLYAMWPNVEAGSTLTIRVAEDNVSRFYFDEQPIGVIQDKQFGEAFLAIWLSENTSEPGLRKQLLGLNK, encoded by the coding sequence ATGGCTTATTCACGCAACTCTGCAAAAGCGCTCAAAACAGAGAGCGGCACTAGTCGCGTTGGTGCGCTATCAAACTTTTATACTCAAACTACTCATACGCACACCGCTCATACGCAAACCAAAAATAAACTCTTCGGCTTCATCACTCTATCTTTAATCTTTGCCGCGCTGCTATTTACCGCAAACGCGAAAGCATCTGCGGTCGATGACCTAAATAAACGCGGCCAAGGCGAAATGAGCTATTTGTTTTGGACACTTTACTCTGCTGAGTTCTACGCAACACCAACCAACTCTGAACGCGCACTCAAGCTTGAATATTACCGTGCAATCGATAGCAAAGATTTAGTCGATGCAACCGAAGACCAGTGGAACAAACTTGGTTACTCAAATAACAGCATTCAGCGTTGGTTGAAGCCTTTGTACGCGATGTGGCCAAACGTTGAAGCAGGAAGCACTCTCACCATTCGCGTAGCTGAAGATAATGTCAGCCGCTTTTACTTCGACGAGCAACCTATCGGGGTAATCCAAGACAAACAGTTTGGCGAAGCCTTCTTAGCTATCTGGTTATCTGAAAACACATCCGAGCCCGGCCTTCGCAAACAACTATTAGGTTTAAATAAATGA